One genomic segment of Clostridium saccharoperbutylacetonicum N1-4(HMT) includes these proteins:
- a CDS encoding Gx transporter family protein has protein sequence MSKTFRIVFIGVLVAQALVLYTVESMIPVPFIAPGAKLGLTNLITVIALYTLNSKRDAFLIIILRLLLSTIFGGNLSTFMYSAVGAIFSYFVMIFVKEIFKDKVSIIGVSAAGAFFHNVGQLIVASLIVQNIGVMLYLPILSIAGLGTGIFIGIASNFIVQHLSRLSYFNNLYINK, from the coding sequence ATGAGCAAAACTTTTCGTATAGTCTTTATAGGCGTTTTGGTAGCGCAAGCTTTAGTTCTTTATACAGTAGAAAGTATGATTCCAGTTCCATTTATTGCTCCTGGAGCAAAACTTGGCCTAACAAATTTAATCACAGTTATAGCTTTATATACCTTAAATAGCAAAAGAGATGCTTTCTTAATTATAATACTCAGACTTTTATTATCAACAATATTCGGTGGCAACCTCTCAACATTTATGTACAGTGCTGTCGGAGCAATTTTTAGCTATTTTGTTATGATTTTTGTCAAAGAAATTTTTAAGGATAAAGTAAGTATAATTGGAGTGAGCGCTGCTGGAGCTTTTTTCCATAATGTTGGTCAATTAATAGTGGCATCTCTTATAGTCCAAAACATAGGTGTCATGTTATATCTTCCTATATTATCCATTGCAGGATTAGGAACAGGTATTTTTATAGGTATAGCTTCAAATTTTATAGTACAGCATTTATCTAGGTTATCTTACTTCAATAACTTATACATAAATAAATAA
- a CDS encoding NusG domain II-containing protein, whose product MFKKWDIIIIAFLICLSFIPELILGVMLGKNYNGTYAEITVDGKLIKKIPLSEHRGDETIDIKTAYGYNTLEIKDQSIKVVDADCKDKICEKSGFITDPGKIIVCLPHKMMVEIKSTDIASDD is encoded by the coding sequence ATGTTTAAGAAATGGGATATAATTATAATAGCTTTTTTAATATGTTTATCCTTTATTCCTGAACTAATTTTAGGAGTAATGCTTGGAAAAAATTATAATGGAACTTATGCAGAAATAACTGTTGATGGTAAACTTATTAAAAAAATCCCTCTATCAGAACATAGAGGAGATGAAACAATCGATATAAAAACGGCCTATGGCTATAATACCCTTGAGATTAAAGATCAATCTATTAAGGTAGTAGATGCAGACTGCAAAGATAAAATCTGTGAAAAATCTGGTTTTATCACTGATCCAGGCAAAATTATAGTATGCCTTCCGCACAAAATGATGGTTGAAATTAAAAGTACTGATATTGCATCAGATGATTAG
- a CDS encoding fructose-bisphosphatase class III — protein sequence MLKNELSNDEIGNNLNYLKLLSKQYPTINEASTEIINLQAILNLPKGTEHFLTDIHGEYEPFIHVLKNASGVIKRKIEDVFGNRLRQSEKKSLATLIYYPEQKLELISKQEENVDDWYKITLHRLIELSRYVSSKYTRSKVRKALPKDFAYIIEELLHEQPREIDKTEYYEQIITTIIDIDRAKEFIVAISKLIQQLVIDRLHILGDIFDRGPGADIIMDTLVNYHSVDIQWGNHDILWMGAACGSEACVANVIKNSLKYANLDTLENGYGINLLPLATFSMDLYNDDPCNIFLPRIDYDKKYSVNEIQLIAKMHKAIAVILFKLEGEIISRHPEFNMEHRLVLNSINYVDATIELYEKTYKLKDSNFPTIDPQNPYKLTPEERELIEKLKSYFMNSEKYNKHVRFLFSNGSLYTTFNSNLLYHGCIPLNEDGTFRTVKIGEHEYKGKDLLDNLDMLAREAYFSKDDMDSEENKADLMWYLWCGASSPLFGKDRMTVFEQYFVEEKETHYEKKDPYFNFRNNEEVCNNILKEFGLNSQESHIINGHVPVEEKNGESPIKANGRLLVIDGGFSRAYQPKTGLAGYTLIYNSFGLQLVSHQPFESTEKAIKEETDILSSYLVLEQVVERKTVGDTDIGIALNQQIDELKLLLSAYRKGLIKQQSRI from the coding sequence ATGCTTAAAAACGAATTATCAAATGATGAAATAGGTAACAATTTAAATTACCTAAAATTACTTTCAAAGCAATATCCAACAATTAACGAGGCATCAACGGAAATCATAAACCTTCAAGCAATTTTAAATTTACCTAAGGGTACAGAACATTTTCTTACAGATATTCATGGAGAATATGAACCTTTCATACATGTTTTAAAAAATGCTTCTGGGGTTATTAAAAGAAAAATTGAAGATGTATTTGGTAATAGATTAAGACAAAGTGAAAAAAAAAGCTTAGCAACTTTAATTTATTATCCTGAACAAAAACTTGAATTAATCTCAAAACAAGAAGAAAATGTAGATGATTGGTATAAAATTACTCTTCACAGGTTAATTGAGTTATCTAGATATGTGTCTTCTAAATATACGCGTTCTAAAGTTAGAAAAGCTCTTCCAAAAGATTTTGCATACATTATTGAAGAATTGCTCCACGAACAGCCTAGAGAAATTGATAAAACAGAATATTATGAGCAAATTATCACAACCATCATTGATATTGACAGAGCTAAAGAATTTATAGTTGCAATATCAAAACTAATACAGCAATTAGTTATCGACAGGCTTCATATCCTTGGAGACATATTTGATAGAGGGCCCGGTGCTGATATTATAATGGATACTTTAGTAAATTATCATTCAGTAGATATTCAATGGGGAAATCACGATATCTTATGGATGGGAGCAGCTTGTGGTTCAGAAGCTTGTGTTGCTAATGTTATTAAAAATTCCTTAAAATATGCAAATTTAGACACATTAGAAAATGGTTATGGCATAAACTTATTACCCTTAGCAACCTTTTCTATGGATTTATACAATGACGACCCTTGCAACATCTTTTTGCCACGAATTGATTATGATAAAAAATATAGTGTTAATGAAATTCAGTTAATTGCTAAGATGCATAAGGCTATAGCAGTGATATTGTTTAAATTAGAAGGTGAAATAATTTCAAGACATCCTGAATTTAATATGGAGCATCGCTTAGTGCTAAATAGTATTAATTATGTTGATGCAACAATTGAATTATATGAGAAAACTTATAAATTAAAAGATTCCAATTTTCCAACTATAGATCCGCAAAATCCGTACAAGCTTACTCCAGAGGAAAGAGAATTAATTGAAAAACTAAAATCTTATTTTATGAATAGTGAAAAATATAATAAGCATGTTAGGTTTTTATTTTCAAATGGGAGTTTATACACAACTTTTAATTCTAATCTTCTCTATCATGGATGCATACCACTAAATGAAGATGGAACTTTTAGAACTGTTAAAATAGGTGAACATGAATATAAAGGAAAAGATCTCTTAGATAATTTGGATATGCTTGCTCGAGAAGCCTATTTTTCTAAAGATGATATGGATTCTGAGGAAAATAAAGCAGATCTTATGTGGTATTTATGGTGTGGTGCTTCTTCTCCATTGTTTGGAAAAGATAGAATGACTGTATTTGAGCAATATTTTGTTGAAGAAAAAGAAACACATTATGAGAAAAAAGATCCTTATTTTAATTTTAGAAATAATGAAGAAGTGTGTAATAATATTCTAAAAGAATTTGGACTTAATTCTCAAGAGTCACATATAATTAATGGTCATGTTCCAGTTGAGGAAAAGAATGGTGAAAGTCCAATAAAAGCTAACGGAAGGTTGTTAGTTATTGATGGGGGATTTTCGAGAGCTTATCAGCCAAAAACAGGACTTGCTGGATACACTTTAATTTATAATTCTTTTGGACTTCAATTAGTATCACATCAACCCTTTGAATCTACAGAAAAGGCTATTAAAGAAGAAACCGATATATTATCTTCCTACCTTGTACTTGAGCAAGTAGTAGAAAGAAAGACCGTTGGTGATACAGATATAGGTATTGCCTTAAATCAACAAATAGATGAATTAAAATTACTATTGTCAGCGTACAGAAAAGGATTAATCAAACAACAAAGCAGAATTTAA
- the kduI gene encoding 5-dehydro-4-deoxy-D-glucuronate isomerase: MKMDIRYSNHPEDSKHYDTETLRRHYLVEKVFVEDEVNLVYSHNDRIIFGGVTPVKETLKLGASKELGTDYFLERRELGVINVGGEGTIKVDGVEYNLKFRDGLYVGQGVKDIEFTSVDGKNPAKFYINSAPALKSYPTVKIDLEKANKIKCGDEINMNKRTINQYVHPAVCDSCQLVMGLTILEPGSGWNTMPCHTHERRMEVYLYLEVPEEQVVFHLMGQGQETRHIVMKNEQAVISPSWSIHSGIGTQNYSFIWGMCGENKTFDDMDHIKIEDLK, from the coding sequence ATGAAAATGGACATAAGATATTCAAATCATCCAGAGGACTCAAAACATTATGATACTGAAACATTAAGAAGACATTATTTAGTAGAAAAGGTTTTTGTGGAAGATGAAGTAAACTTAGTATATAGCCACAATGATAGAATTATATTTGGAGGAGTTACTCCAGTAAAGGAGACATTAAAACTTGGTGCTTCAAAGGAATTAGGTACAGATTACTTCCTTGAGAGAAGAGAGCTTGGAGTTATTAATGTCGGTGGAGAAGGAACAATTAAGGTAGATGGAGTAGAATATAATTTGAAATTTAGAGATGGATTATATGTTGGACAGGGAGTTAAAGATATAGAATTCACATCAGTAGATGGAAAGAATCCAGCAAAGTTCTACATTAATTCTGCACCAGCGCTTAAATCATATCCTACAGTAAAAATTGACTTAGAAAAGGCTAATAAAATTAAATGCGGCGATGAAATCAATATGAATAAGAGAACAATCAATCAATATGTTCATCCAGCGGTTTGTGATAGCTGTCAATTAGTAATGGGATTAACAATTTTAGAACCAGGAAGTGGATGGAATACAATGCCATGTCACACTCATGAAAGACGTATGGAAGTATATCTTTACCTTGAAGTTCCAGAAGAGCAAGTTGTATTCCACTTAATGGGACAAGGCCAAGAAACAAGACATATTGTAATGAAAAATGAGCAAGCTGTAATTTCACCAAGTTGGTCAATTCATTCAGGCATAGGAACTCAAAATTATTCATTTATTTGGGGAATGTGTGGAGAAAATAAAACCTTTGATGATATGGATCATATAAAAATTGAAGATTTAAAATAA
- a CDS encoding bifunctional diguanylate cyclase/phosphodiesterase produces the protein MRITFRIKLFLFCVFIILLTAIPIATITYNDIYNSLKGEMLLHSKEQILQIDNSINGIANQLKANTVFLANSNEARKADQSISALFNIPNVENNKKYSKQLPGMEGSIYNELESYGESHPETTYVYIGTKWGGYIQWPDGLGAGNFDPRKRPWYAPAVENPDKVITSDPYVSAIDNSNNIIISFSSAIKNEANEVIGVAGIDVSLNKLSEIVRSIKVGKDGYIFICTKDGTMLAHPNSNLNFKKLSEYDSKLVSSKDGSELSIKDSDKIINAENDNFETVIDGKEVFVNIYTSPNTGWKMVSVVQKSELTDRAEELQNLVIIITLCVLVLGIILTYFITKVLTKPIKDLAPIMETAGNGDLAVRANINTKDEFGVLGNSFNLMISKLSSNYDELSAVYEELMATEEELRAQYDELQFNEEALRSSEERYRIALESANDSIWQWNMITGEFFVSDKLIDIIGYKPDPEMNVPKMFMEMVHPDDYVQAKEDLYNHINNLTPVFNSEYRIKTKDGSYVWVYSKGKVSRDTEGKAIKLSGSISDISERRKAEDKIKFLAYYDTLTGLTNKVLFMEKLDEQLERIKSSEAEGAVIFVDLDDFKKINDVMGHKFGDELLIALSEQFKKLVEKKDTICRQGGDEFFILNPSIKENEIEAYVNKLLNLFNQGFRVQDKQISITGSIGVALYPKDGTDSDTIMKNADSAMYKAKELGKNRYALYDPEIYLKLQRKTAIERILRNAIENNEFSINYQPQYDAMKNEIFGFEALLRLNSKELGFISPAEFIPIAEESGYITQIGLWVIKESCLQSVKWLRGGYKFKSISINISSVDLQQPDFIEKVTDIIKETGIDTDIVEFEITETVLMQSLDLSINALNHLKSMGIRIALDDFGTGYSSLNYLRKIPINTLKIDKSFIDNIASNEKEESIINNIIQMAHTMDLKVVAEGVEIADQLSILKEKECDYIQGYYFSKPLPAPEVEKLFEQG, from the coding sequence ATGAGGATTACTTTTAGAATAAAATTATTTTTATTTTGTGTATTTATTATTTTATTAACAGCAATTCCAATTGCTACGATTACTTATAATGATATATATAATTCATTGAAAGGGGAGATGTTATTACATAGTAAGGAACAAATATTACAAATTGATAATTCTATCAACGGAATTGCAAATCAGTTAAAAGCAAATACAGTATTTCTAGCAAATTCAAATGAAGCTAGAAAGGCTGATCAATCTATATCAGCACTATTTAACATACCTAATGTTGAAAATAACAAAAAGTATTCAAAACAGCTTCCTGGTATGGAAGGCTCTATATATAATGAATTGGAAAGTTATGGGGAGTCGCATCCTGAAACTACATATGTGTATATAGGCACAAAATGGGGAGGATATATCCAGTGGCCAGATGGGTTAGGTGCGGGTAATTTTGATCCGAGAAAAAGGCCATGGTATGCTCCAGCTGTAGAAAATCCAGACAAAGTGATAACTTCAGATCCTTACGTTTCTGCAATTGATAATAGTAATAATATAATAATAAGTTTTTCAAGTGCTATAAAGAATGAAGCTAACGAAGTAATTGGAGTAGCTGGAATTGATGTGAGTTTAAATAAATTATCAGAAATTGTTAGAAGTATAAAAGTTGGAAAGGATGGTTACATTTTTATTTGTACTAAGGATGGTACTATGCTGGCGCATCCAAATTCTAATTTGAATTTCAAAAAATTATCTGAATATGATAGTAAACTAGTAAGCTCGAAAGATGGTTCGGAATTATCTATTAAGGATTCAGATAAGATTATAAATGCTGAAAATGATAATTTTGAAACTGTTATTGATGGAAAAGAAGTTTTTGTAAATATATATACTTCACCTAATACAGGGTGGAAGATGGTTTCAGTTGTACAAAAAAGTGAACTTACAGATAGAGCAGAAGAACTTCAAAATTTAGTAATTATAATTACATTATGTGTGTTAGTATTAGGGATAATTTTAACATATTTTATTACAAAAGTATTAACTAAACCGATAAAAGATTTAGCACCTATAATGGAAACGGCTGGAAATGGAGACTTGGCGGTAAGAGCTAATATTAATACTAAGGACGAATTTGGAGTATTGGGAAATTCATTTAATCTAATGATTTCCAAACTAAGTTCAAATTACGATGAATTATCAGCAGTGTATGAAGAATTGATGGCAACAGAAGAAGAATTAAGAGCACAATATGATGAACTGCAATTTAATGAAGAAGCCTTAAGAAGTAGTGAGGAGAGATATAGAATTGCTTTAGAATCAGCTAATGATTCTATTTGGCAGTGGAATATGATTACAGGGGAATTTTTTGTTTCTGATAAGTTAATAGATATTATAGGATATAAACCTGATCCAGAAATGAATGTTCCAAAGATGTTTATGGAAATGGTTCATCCAGATGATTATGTCCAAGCTAAGGAAGATTTATATAACCATATAAATAATTTAACACCTGTTTTTAATTCTGAATATAGAATTAAAACAAAAGATGGCTCGTATGTATGGGTATATTCTAAAGGGAAAGTCTCAAGGGATACAGAAGGAAAGGCTATAAAACTTTCGGGATCAATTTCAGATATTTCTGAGCGTAGAAAAGCTGAAGATAAGATTAAATTCTTAGCATATTATGATACACTCACAGGTCTTACTAATAAAGTTTTATTTATGGAAAAACTAGATGAACAGTTGGAAAGAATAAAAAGTAGTGAGGCTGAAGGTGCAGTAATATTTGTTGATTTAGATGACTTCAAAAAAATAAATGATGTAATGGGACATAAATTTGGAGATGAATTACTTATTGCATTATCTGAACAATTTAAGAAATTAGTAGAGAAAAAGGATACGATATGTAGACAAGGTGGAGATGAGTTTTTTATACTTAATCCTTCAATAAAAGAAAATGAAATAGAAGCATATGTAAATAAATTATTGAATTTATTTAATCAAGGATTTAGGGTACAAGATAAGCAGATATCAATTACAGGTAGTATTGGAGTAGCATTGTATCCTAAGGATGGAACTGATTCAGATACTATTATGAAGAATGCTGATTCAGCTATGTATAAAGCAAAGGAATTGGGAAAAAATAGATATGCATTATATGATCCTGAAATTTATTTAAAATTACAAAGAAAGACTGCAATTGAAAGAATTTTAAGGAATGCAATTGAAAATAACGAATTTAGTATAAATTATCAACCACAATATGATGCAATGAAGAACGAAATTTTTGGATTCGAAGCTTTACTTAGATTAAATAGTAAGGAATTAGGTTTTATATCACCAGCTGAATTCATTCCTATAGCAGAAGAAAGTGGATACATAACACAAATAGGATTATGGGTTATTAAAGAATCATGCTTGCAAAGTGTTAAGTGGCTTAGAGGTGGCTATAAGTTTAAGAGTATAAGCATTAACATTTCATCAGTTGATTTACAACAGCCAGATTTCATAGAAAAGGTTACAGATATAATTAAAGAAACAGGTATTGATACAGATATTGTAGAATTTGAAATTACTGAAACAGTTTTAATGCAATCCCTTGATTTGAGCATAAATGCTTTAAATCATTTGAAAAGTATGGGAATACGAATTGCCCTAGATGATTTTGGAACAGGATATTCTTCCCTTAATTATTTGAGAAAAATTCCAATAAATACATTAAAGATTGACAAATCTTTTATAGATAATATTGCTTCCAATGAAAAAGAGGAATCAATAATTAACAATATAATACAAATGGCTCACACTATGGATTTAAAGGTTGTTGCTGAAGGTGTGGAAATAGCAGATCAGTTATCAATACTTAAAGAAAAAGAATGTGACTATATTCAAGGATATTACTTCAGCAAACCACTTCCTGCACCAGAAGTTGAAAAGCTATTTGAACAAGGTTAA
- a CDS encoding CobW family GTP-binding protein, with translation MTKIDIISGFLGAGKTTLIKKLIEEAFKGEKLMLIENEFGEIGIDGGFLNNSGVEITEMNSGCICCSLVGDFGVALKEALDKYSPERIIIEPSGVGKLSDVIKAVESIKDEAPIKLNSFTAVVDAIKCKMYMDNFGEFFNNQVENANTIVLSRTQKLTQEKLELCVAQIREHNKDAAVITTNWDEIDGKQILAAMERENSLEKELLKEAEEHHHHHEEDCSCQEHEHHHHDDKCDCQEHEHHHHDEKCDCHDHEHHHHDEECDCQEHEHHHHDEKCDCQEQEHHHHDEKCDCHDQEHHHHDEECDCHNHEHHHHDENCGCHEHHHHHADEVFTSWGIETPKKYSKIELDEILKVLAESSEYGIILRAKGIIPCTEGGWINFDLVPGEYEIREGVSDYTGRLCVIGTNINKTKMQELFHI, from the coding sequence ATGACAAAAATAGATATAATATCAGGCTTTTTAGGAGCAGGGAAAACAACTTTAATAAAAAAATTAATAGAAGAAGCATTTAAAGGTGAAAAGCTTATGCTTATTGAAAATGAATTTGGTGAAATAGGAATTGATGGTGGATTTTTAAACAATTCTGGAGTGGAAATCACTGAAATGAATTCAGGGTGCATATGTTGTTCTTTAGTAGGTGATTTTGGAGTAGCCCTTAAGGAAGCTCTAGATAAATATTCACCTGAACGTATAATAATTGAACCATCAGGAGTTGGAAAATTATCAGATGTAATAAAAGCTGTAGAAAGTATAAAGGATGAAGCGCCTATAAAGCTTAATAGTTTTACAGCTGTAGTTGATGCAATAAAATGTAAGATGTATATGGATAACTTTGGTGAATTCTTCAATAATCAAGTTGAAAATGCTAATACAATAGTTTTAAGCCGTACTCAAAAGCTTACACAGGAAAAATTAGAATTATGTGTAGCTCAAATACGAGAACATAATAAGGATGCAGCCGTTATAACTACAAATTGGGATGAAATTGATGGTAAGCAGATTCTTGCTGCAATGGAGCGAGAAAATTCACTTGAAAAAGAATTATTAAAGGAAGCAGAGGAACATCATCACCATCATGAGGAAGATTGTAGTTGTCAAGAACATGAGCACCACCACCATGATGATAAATGTGATTGTCAAGAACATGAGCATCACCACCACGATGAAAAATGTGATTGTCACGATCATGAACATCATCATCATGATGAAGAATGTGATTGTCAAGAACATGAGCATCACCACCACGATGAAAAATGTGATTGTCAAGAACAAGAACATCACCACCACGATGAAAAATGTGATTGTCATGATCAAGAACATCATCACCATGATGAAGAATGTGATTGTCATAATCATGAACATCATCACCATGATGAAAATTGTGGGTGCCATGAGCATCACCATCATCATGCAGATGAAGTATTTACTAGCTGGGGAATCGAAACTCCTAAAAAATATTCTAAAATTGAATTAGACGAAATATTAAAAGTTTTAGCTGAATCTTCAGAATATGGAATTATTTTAAGAGCAAAAGGAATAATCCCTTGTACTGAAGGAGGATGGATTAATTTTGATTTAGTACCAGGTGAATACGAAATACGAGAAGGCGTATCTGATTATACAGGAAGATTATGCGTAATAGGTACAAATATAAATAAAACAAAAATGCAAGAATTATTTCATATTTAA
- a CDS encoding GTP-binding protein, giving the protein MTDVPVFLITGFLEGGKTTFIKEIFNDPDFVEGEKITVIVCENGIEEYEKEFLEKNKVSLVHVNSKKNLTAEFLKECNDENNPTKVIVEYNGMWQGDVIGELELPENWEFAQIITPIDANTFESYMGNMKSLLIEQFQNSDLIIINRCKDNTDKLKFRNSIKAVNAHANIIFELENGEIDDRPLQLPFDINAKVIEFEDYDFGVWYLDATEAPDKYDGKHIKMRGLAYTNPKYPKNIFAFGRNAMTCCADDISFLGLLCQTNKPVDFKDKVWIEIEGIIRKQYIPQEQREIPFITIKDYRNINKLEDDLIYF; this is encoded by the coding sequence ATGACAGATGTACCAGTTTTTCTTATTACTGGTTTTTTAGAAGGTGGTAAAACAACTTTTATTAAAGAAATATTTAATGATCCAGATTTTGTAGAAGGCGAAAAAATTACTGTGATTGTCTGTGAAAATGGTATTGAAGAATATGAAAAAGAGTTTTTAGAGAAAAATAAAGTATCTTTAGTACATGTTAATAGCAAGAAAAATTTAACTGCAGAATTTTTAAAAGAATGTAATGATGAAAATAACCCAACAAAAGTAATTGTCGAATATAACGGGATGTGGCAAGGTGATGTGATTGGAGAATTAGAATTACCAGAAAATTGGGAGTTTGCACAAATTATAACACCTATTGATGCTAATACTTTTGAAAGTTATATGGGAAATATGAAATCCTTACTCATAGAACAATTTCAAAATTCAGATTTAATTATAATTAATCGTTGCAAAGATAATACTGATAAGTTGAAATTTAGGAATAGTATAAAAGCTGTTAACGCACATGCAAATATAATTTTTGAATTGGAAAATGGTGAAATTGATGATAGACCGTTACAATTACCTTTTGATATAAATGCTAAAGTAATTGAATTTGAAGACTATGATTTTGGTGTATGGTATTTAGATGCAACAGAAGCACCTGACAAATATGATGGTAAACATATTAAGATGAGAGGGTTAGCTTATACAAATCCTAAATATCCTAAAAACATTTTTGCTTTTGGCAGAAATGCCATGACTTGCTGTGCTGATGATATCTCCTTTTTAGGACTTTTATGCCAAACAAATAAACCTGTTGATTTTAAAGATAAAGTATGGATTGAAATAGAAGGAATAATTCGCAAGCAATATATTCCACAAGAACAAAGAGAAATTCCTTTTATAACAATCAAAGATTATAGAAATATTAATAAGCTAGAAGATGATTTGATTTATTTCTAA
- a CDS encoding alpha/beta-type small acid-soluble spore protein: MSRRPLVPEAKAKLDKLKTEFANDMGIELNDKYEGRKSSRANGYVGGNIGGLMTKKMIEEYEKHLIDK, encoded by the coding sequence ATGAGTAGACGACCATTAGTTCCTGAAGCAAAAGCAAAACTAGATAAATTGAAAACTGAATTTGCTAATGATATGGGAATTGAACTTAACGATAAGTATGAAGGAAGAAAATCTTCAAGAGCAAATGGATATGTTGGTGGAAACATAGGCGGTTTAATGACAAAAAAAATGATAGAAGAATATGAAAAACATTTAATAGATAAGTAA
- a CDS encoding PilZ domain-containing protein, which yields MKEYSFINGKEQIFKKERRVNKRYKYDNKFKIESINSKKVDIEVQGVDLSISGIGFISNERMKVNDMLEIAFNYNKVTIPVIIKIQHVNLYDAGFYIGGQFMALQDMYRAVLKDLD from the coding sequence ATGAAAGAATATAGTTTTATTAACGGAAAAGAACAGATATTTAAAAAAGAGCGTAGAGTTAATAAAAGATATAAATATGATAATAAATTTAAAATCGAAAGTATAAATTCAAAAAAGGTTGATATTGAGGTTCAGGGAGTTGATCTTTCGATTTCAGGTATAGGTTTCATATCAAATGAAAGAATGAAGGTAAATGATATGCTGGAAATTGCATTTAATTATAATAAAGTAACTATTCCAGTTATTATAAAAATACAACATGTAAATTTATATGATGCAGGTTTTTATATAGGTGGCCAATTTATGGCCTTACAAGACATGTATAGAGCAGTATTGAAAGATTTAGATTAA
- a CDS encoding multidrug efflux MFS transporter, with protein sequence MKMWKRNLIVCWFGMFVTGVGLSQIAPILPLYINKLGVSDPALVSKFSGIAFGVTFISLAIFSPIWGQAADRVGRKPMLLRASLGMTIIISCMGFAPNVYALIGLRLLQGIISGYSTACTTLIATQTEKEHAGYALGTLSTANIAGSLLGPTLGGFIEESFGLQNVFFLTGGLLFIAFITTALFVKESFTRSDKKVQSMKEVWDTIPYKNLTITLFVTFFILTVALYSVEPIITVYVSQLSINSKHVSMLAGITFSASGLANILAAPKLGKLSDKIGTHKIILTALILAGIIFIPQAFVKSTWQLMFLRFLLGLTAAGLTPSINILIKKITPSNLIGRVFGFTMSAAYLGTFAGSILGGQIAGTLGIRYVFFVTSALLLINAVWVYFNVYKKLNSNYQFHDKNNQTKLGTINKQFQH encoded by the coding sequence ATGAAAATGTGGAAAAGAAATTTGATAGTTTGTTGGTTTGGAATGTTTGTTACTGGTGTTGGCTTAAGCCAAATAGCACCTATACTTCCCCTTTATATTAATAAACTTGGTGTTAGTGATCCAGCCTTAGTTTCAAAATTTTCAGGAATCGCTTTTGGAGTAACTTTTATATCTCTAGCTATTTTTTCACCGATTTGGGGACAAGCTGCTGATAGAGTTGGAAGAAAACCAATGCTACTTAGAGCCAGCCTTGGTATGACAATAATTATAAGCTGCATGGGCTTTGCTCCAAATGTCTATGCATTAATAGGACTTAGATTACTTCAAGGTATAATATCAGGTTATAGTACAGCCTGCACAACCTTAATAGCAACTCAAACAGAAAAGGAACATGCTGGATATGCCTTAGGAACTCTTTCAACAGCTAATATTGCAGGATCTTTACTAGGTCCAACTCTAGGAGGTTTTATTGAAGAAAGCTTTGGCTTGCAAAATGTATTTTTTTTAACAGGCGGGTTACTTTTCATTGCATTTATTACAACTGCTTTATTTGTTAAGGAATCCTTCACTCGTTCAGATAAAAAAGTTCAAAGCATGAAGGAAGTATGGGATACTATTCCTTACAAAAATTTAACCATTACTCTTTTTGTAACTTTTTTCATATTAACTGTAGCCCTATATTCAGTAGAGCCTATTATTACAGTATATGTTTCTCAACTTTCAATAAATTCAAAACATGTTTCCATGCTTGCTGGAATAACCTTTTCTGCATCTGGTCTAGCAAATATCCTTGCTGCTCCAAAGCTTGGAAAATTATCTGATAAAATAGGAACACACAAAATTATTTTAACAGCACTTATATTAGCTGGAATTATCTTTATACCTCAAGCTTTTGTAAAAAGTACTTGGCAGTTAATGTTCCTTAGATTTTTGTTAGGTTTAACTGCTGCTGGATTAACACCATCTATAAATATTCTAATTAAAAAAATCACACCATCAAATCTTATAGGAAGAGTTTTTGGATTTACTATGTCAGCTGCTTATCTTGGTACTTTTGCAGGTTCAATTTTGGGTGGTCAGATAGCAGGAACTTTAGGGATAAGATATGTATTTTTTGTTACAAGTGCATTATTACTAATAAATGCTGTATGGGTTTATTTTAATGTCTATAAGAAACTTAATTCAAATTATCAATTTCATGATAAAAATAATCAAACTAAACTTGGAACTATAAATAAACAATTCCAACATTAA